In the Psychromicrobium lacuslunae genome, CCCCATCGGGCACACTCGGCGGACGGAAACAGCCCACCAGAATTCCATGGTTGCGAAGCTCCGCGGTAATCTCGACAGCTTGCTCGGCGCCACCCACCACGACCGATTGCACGGCGCCGGGGGCCTTCCTTAGCTGGATACCCATAGAGATCTGCTCAGCAATCTGGTGCAGTGATTCAACACGTTCCGGTTCGGCCCGGATGATCCGGCAGGCCTCCGCCGCTGCCGCCGCCGAGGCGGGCGCCAAACCGGTATCAAAAATGAACGACCTGGCGGTGTTCACCAATTGCTCCCGGAACATTCGCTTAGCAAGCACCACCCCACCTTGCGCGGCAAGTGCCTTGGACAAGGTTGCGGTGACCACCAAATACTCCAGATCGGCTAAGCCAAGAGCATGTACCAATCCCCGTCCAGCACCCATCACACCCAGGCCGTGGGCCTCATCGACCAGCAGCAAGGCGTCATATCGTGCGCACAGCTCCGCTATCGAGCTGAGATCAGCCAAATCCCCGAGCACCGAATAGACCGACTCAACCACCACCACTGCTCGCTTCGCGGAACGACCGGCCAGGCTATGCTCAAGGGCGGCAAGATCGGCATGCGGCGCTGTGATCAGTGGCGAGCGGCTGAGCCGTGCGGCATCAAATAAGGAAGCATGACAATGCGCGTCCAGCACAATCAAGGTATTCGGCCCACCGAGCGAGCCGAGCACGCCCAGGTTTGCCAGGTACCCGCTGGAGAAGACCAGCGCTGCTTCTTGCCCGGTCAGCTGGCAAAGCTCGCCTTCAAGTTCCTCATGCACCGGAAGCGTTCCGCTAACCACCCGGGAGGCGCAGGCGCCCGTGCCGGAGAGTTGCAGGGCGGTGGTCGCGGCCAGGATCAACCGTGGGTCCTTCGACAGCGAAAGGTAGTCATTGGAGGCGAGATCAAGTAATCCTGCTGCGACCGGAATAGCACGACGCTGCTGGCTCCGGCGGGCTCGCACGCGGGCCGCTTCCAACAGCCAGTCGCTGACCGCCAAATTCATTGCTGCACACGCTCCACTGCGGCGGTAATCGCAGCACCAATCGTGCTGATTTCCGCCGCGCTACTGATATACGGCGGCATCGTGTAAATCAGGTTTCGGAACGGTCGAATCCAGACGCCACGCTGGAGTGCAGCCTCAGTGGCAGCCTGCACGTCTACCGGTTTGCTGAGTTCGACCACACCGACCGCGCCGAGCACCCGGACTTCGCGCACACCGGGTTGCTCAGCTAAGGGCAGCAGCGTTGCCACCAGGCTCTGCTCAATGGCTGAGACTTGGTGCTGCCATTTCCCGTCCAAGAGCTCCAGAGAGGCGAGCGCTACCGCACAGGCAAGCGGGTTCGCCATGAAGGTTGGGCCATGCTGT is a window encoding:
- a CDS encoding aminotransferase class I/II-fold pyridoxal phosphate-dependent enzyme — protein: MNLAVSDWLLEAARVRARRSQQRRAIPVAAGLLDLASNDYLSLSKDPRLILAATTALQLSGTGACASRVVSGTLPVHEELEGELCQLTGQEAALVFSSGYLANLGVLGSLGGPNTLIVLDAHCHASLFDAARLSRSPLITAPHADLAALEHSLAGRSAKRAVVVVESVYSVLGDLADLSSIAELCARYDALLLVDEAHGLGVMGAGRGLVHALGLADLEYLVVTATLSKALAAQGGVVLAKRMFREQLVNTARSFIFDTGLAPASAAAAAEACRIIRAEPERVESLHQIAEQISMGIQLRKAPGAVQSVVVGGAEQAVEITAELRNHGILVGCFRPPSVPDGVSRLRLTAHAGADQAEVVAATAFLRELIGGNCQRPKDRQ